From a single Cyclobacterium marinum DSM 745 genomic region:
- a CDS encoding thioredoxin family protein translates to MNKILTIGFIVCLFFSIGIANGQEISWTAIESLKDSLRSNPKPIMVFIHTDWCKYCKMQENITFQKPKVAGLLSKNFYCIKINAESEEELVFLGRKYKPGKTGDYHSLAKMLGTNNGRLLFPTTVFYAPLSQTFERLQGLQTAKVLERFFTEHGMEFDE, encoded by the coding sequence ATGAATAAAATACTAACCATAGGCTTCATTGTTTGCTTGTTTTTCAGTATTGGAATAGCAAATGGGCAGGAAATTTCTTGGACTGCGATTGAAAGTCTAAAGGATAGCTTACGGTCAAATCCCAAGCCCATCATGGTTTTTATTCATACTGATTGGTGCAAGTACTGTAAGATGCAGGAAAACATTACCTTTCAAAAGCCTAAAGTAGCAGGCTTGCTTTCCAAGAATTTCTATTGTATAAAAATAAATGCCGAATCGGAAGAGGAATTGGTTTTTCTCGGAAGAAAATACAAGCCCGGTAAGACCGGAGATTACCATTCTTTGGCAAAAATGCTGGGTACCAACAATGGGAGATTATTGTTTCCCACTACGGTATTTTATGCTCCCCTTTCTCAAACTTTTGAACGGCTTCAAGGTTTGCAAACGGCTAAGGTTTTGGAGCGTTTTTTTACAGAGCATGGAATGGAATTTGACGAATAA
- a CDS encoding c-type cytochrome, translating to MSIKRSILGVSIRVCHLLVLIFLFSGIQAYAVDPEIPDSEEAISAGQSIFNANCKTCHRLDQKLVGPALRGVTDRRELDWAKQFITNSQVLIQGGDADAVALFKEFNNTVMPSHDFLSDDDLTNLLSYIEYGDKADPAAAAAGATAEGGEATGSAGGIPNEYLTIILVVLVIVLVLVLVVLGLIVSVLTKYMNKSENLDEEDKEFINQKTDYKGIFKSDGMIIIVTAIVLAFVVKTAINGLYTVGVQQGYAPSQPIAYSHELHAGQYEIPCQYCHTGVEIGKSANIPSANICMNCHMHIQNVEGKEGVSPEIAKIYDAVDNNQPIEWVRVHNLPDLAYFNHSQHVAVGGIECQTCHGPIEEMEVVSQHSALTMGWCIDCHRNTEITTQGNEYYDKLVQLHSESKDALKVKDIGGLECAKCHY from the coding sequence ATGTCGATCAAACGCTCAATATTAGGGGTTTCAATTCGCGTATGCCATCTGTTGGTCCTGATATTCCTATTTTCAGGAATTCAGGCATATGCGGTGGACCCTGAAATTCCGGATAGCGAAGAAGCTATATCCGCGGGTCAGTCCATTTTTAATGCCAACTGTAAAACCTGCCATAGACTGGATCAGAAATTGGTCGGTCCGGCGCTTAGAGGAGTTACCGATAGGAGGGAGTTGGACTGGGCAAAACAATTTATCACCAACTCTCAGGTATTGATTCAAGGAGGAGATGCTGATGCAGTAGCGCTTTTCAAAGAATTCAATAACACGGTTATGCCTTCTCATGATTTTTTGAGTGACGATGACCTAACGAATTTACTTTCTTACATTGAGTATGGTGACAAAGCAGATCCTGCCGCCGCCGCAGCAGGAGCTACAGCCGAGGGTGGAGAAGCAACAGGTTCAGCTGGAGGAATTCCAAATGAATACCTAACCATCATTTTGGTAGTCTTGGTAATTGTTCTAGTATTGGTATTGGTTGTTTTGGGACTTATTGTTTCAGTATTGACCAAATACATGAACAAAAGCGAAAATCTGGATGAGGAGGATAAGGAATTTATCAACCAAAAGACAGATTATAAAGGCATCTTCAAAAGTGACGGTATGATCATCATCGTTACGGCCATAGTACTTGCCTTTGTTGTAAAGACAGCCATAAACGGATTATATACGGTGGGTGTGCAGCAAGGCTATGCACCTAGTCAGCCGATAGCTTACTCGCACGAACTACATGCCGGACAGTATGAAATCCCTTGTCAATATTGTCATACAGGCGTAGAAATTGGAAAATCTGCAAATATTCCTTCTGCAAACATCTGTATGAACTGTCACATGCACATTCAAAATGTGGAAGGCAAAGAGGGTGTTTCTCCGGAAATTGCAAAAATATACGATGCGGTAGATAACAATCAACCTATTGAATGGGTAAGGGTGCATAACCTTCCTGATTTGGCTTATTTCAATCACTCTCAGCACGTTGCTGTTGGAGGGATCGAATGTCAAACATGTCATGGTCCTATAGAGGAAATGGAAGTTGTTTCTCAGCACAGTGCATTGACCATGGGTTGGTGTATTGACTGCCATAGAAATACGGAAATTACTACTCAGGGCAATGAATATTACGATAAACTCGTGCAATTGCATTCTGAATCCAAAGATGCTTTGAAAGTCAAAGACATTGGTGGTTTGGAATGTGCAAAGTGTCACTATTAA